The nucleotide sequence CTTCGGACACCACGCAACATTCCGCGAAGCTGCCCATGTATGCGAGCTGATGCACGGGCGAGCCGTCGTCGAGAAAGAGACGCGGCGTGCCGTCGAAGTGAAACGCCTGCGCCATGCGATCGCGATACGGCTGGCAGAGAATCGCCGTCTGCCGCGTGCAATAGAAGCACTGGCCGCAATGCGGATTCCACGACATCACCACATGATCGCCCTTCCTGACGCGCGTCACCGCACTGCCCGTCCACTCGACAATGCCCGCCGCCTCGTGTCCCGGCACGAACGGCAAGGGCGTGCGCAAGTCGCCGCGCGTGGCTTCGAGATCGGTGTGACAGAGGCTCGCCGCTTTCACGCGCACGACGACGTCGGTATCGGCAAGATGCCCGAGCGACACCGACGCGATGCGCAACGGCTCGCCCGTGCGCTCCATGAGCGCCGCGTGGAAGTTCATCGTCGGGCCGCCGCCGCGTTCTCCGCCGCGCCTTTATAGAGGATATTCAGATTGCGCTCGCCGATGCGCTGATGCAACGCCACGAACTCGGGATCGAGATCTTCGGTCGGACGCGGCTCGTGTTCGAACGTGTTGAACGTATCGATGCCGCGCACGAGCGTTGCACTGTCGTCGCCTTCGAGCTGGCGCACATAGGTGGGGATATAGCGGATCGCATAACCGATACGCCGCTCGGGCGATGTATTCGGCGGCGACCCATGCACGATGCGCACATGATGCAGCGACATCTCGCCCGGCTCCAGTTCGATCGACACCGCCTGCGACTCGTCCACCTCGACGGCCACTTCCTGCCCGCGCGTGAGCAGATTGTGTTCGTTATACGTGTCCCGATGCGGAATCTGATCGAGCAGATGCGTGCCGGGTACGACCTGCATCGCGCCGTTCGCGCGATTGCTCGCCGACAGCGCGACCCATGCGGTCACGACATCGGGCTTCGACAAACCCCAGTACGTCGAGTCCTGATGCCACGACACGTATGCAGGATCGTGACCGTTCTTGATGAAGAAGCTGCTCGCCCACGCCAGCAGATTTTCGCCGTACAGGTCTTCGATTGGATCGACAACCTTATCGTTGCGCACGAGATCGTTGAGCCATGCAAACAGCAAATGGCTCTTCACGTTGAGCGCCTTCTTTTTGAGCGGACTACTCGAATGCTCGAAATCTTCGAGACGTTTGCGCAATTCCAGCGCGGTCTTTTCGGACATGACGCGAATCGGCGCGACATAACCGAACTTCCTGAAATGCTCGACTTGTTCCTGCGTCAACGACTTCAACATGTTTCGAGTCTCCTTGTGATCCGTTCACGCGGCCTGAATGCGCACAGGCTTCGCGTCTTCGCCCGGCAGTTGGCGCGGCTTCATGAAGCCGCCGGCGCGCAGCACGTCGCCGTTTATCGCGCGCACGTCGGTGATGCCGGCGAGCGCCATCGTCATGTCGAGTTCGTCGCGGACGATTTCGAGGCAGCGCGTCACGCCCGCTTCGCCCGCCGCGCCGAGTCCGTACAGAAACGCGCGGCCCATGTAGACCGCATGCGCTCCGCACGCGAGCGCCTTGAGCACGTCCTGTCCCGAGCGGATGCCGCCGTCCATGTGCAGTTCGATATCGCCGTGCAGCACGTCGGCGATGCGCGGTAGCATCGAGATGGTGGAGGGCGCGCCGTCGAGTTGACGTCCGCCGTGATTCGATACGATCAACGCATCCGCGCCGACATTGCGTGCGATACGCGCGTCTTCTTCGTCGAGGATGCCCTTCAGGATCAGCTTGCCGCCCCAGCGCTCGCGTATCCATTCGATGTCGTTCCACGTGAGCGTCGGGTCGAACTGCTTCGCGGCCCAGTCGGCCATCGACGCGATGCCCGTCACGCCCGGCGCGTGCCCCACGATGTTACCGAAGCTGCGGCGCGGCGTACGCAGCATGCCCGCGCACCAGCGCGGATAGCGCGACAGATGCGCGAGATTGCGCAGCGTGAGCCGTGGCGGCGCAGACAAACCGTTGCGCTTGTCCTTGTGGCGTTGCCCCTGAATTTGCAGATCCAGCGTAAGCACGAGCGCGGAGCAGCGCGCATGTTTCGCGCGCGCGATCAGGTCCGCGATGAAGCCGCGATCCTTCATCATGTAAAGCTGGAACCAGAACGGCGCCTGCGTATGCGCGGCGACGTCTTCGATCGAACAGATGCTCACTGTCGACAGCGTGAACGGCACGCCGAAGCGCTGCGCCGCGCGCGCCGCGAGTATCTCGCCGTCGGCGTGCTGCATGCCGGCAATGCCTGTTGGCGCGAGTGCCACCGGCATCGATACGGGCTGGCCGATCATCGTCGTCGCGAGATTGCGGCGGCTGAAATCCACCGCGACGCGTTGACGAAACTGCAGGCGCGCGAAGTCGTCGCTATTCGCGCGATAGGTCGATTCGCTCCACGATCCGGCATCGACGTATTCGTAGAACATGCGCGGCACACGCTTCTTCGCCGCGCGGCGCAGTTCTTCGATGGTGGCGTAATGCGGCATGCCGTTCATGCCAGTTCCGCCTGAAGCTGCAACTGCTGCTTCGGCGCGCGCACGAACACCGCGACGAAGAGCGCGCCCAGCGCGGCGATCACGCCCGTCAGCACGAATGCGCTCCTGAAGTTGCCGGACCACTGCACGAGAAAGCCCGTCAGCGCCGGCGCGACAATGCCCGCCAGATTCGCGATGAAGTGCACGAAGCCGCCGACCGCACCGACGCGGCGCTTCTCCACGGTATCGAGCACGATCGCGAAGTACGTGTTGAACGACGCATACATGAAGAAGACCGCGATCGCCATCAGCGCGACGGCGCTCGTGAGTTCGGTGACCGTGCCCGTCAGCCCGATGCACACCGCGCCCGCGCCCAGACTCGTGATCAGCACGATCTTGCGCGAGTAGATCGCGCGCCCGGTCTTTCTGACGAGCCAGTCGCACACATAGCCGCCCGCGACCAGACCCGTCACGCCGACGGCCCACGGAATCACGCTGACGATCGACATCTTCTGAATGCTCAGGTGATGCGCCATCGTCAGATAGGACGGGAACCACGACAGGAAGAAATACAGGATGTACGCGTAGCCGAAGAACGCGAAGGCGGTGGCGAGAATCGCCGGGCGCAGCAAGTACGTGGAGAGCGGCGCGGGCGCGGCGGAATCGTCGGTGAGCGCGGCGTCCTGCACGCGCGACAGCGCCGGGTCTTCGACAGGCTTCGTGGGCTTCTCCTTCGCGAGCCACAGCCATGCGGCGACCCACACCACGCCCACCGCGCCGATGATCACGAACGACGTGCGCCAGCTCGTGGCGAGCGCAAGGAAGCCGACGACCGGCCCCGCAATCGCCGCGCCGATAGATTGCCCCGAATTGGCGAGGCCGAGCGCACTCGCCTGCTGATCGCGCGGATACCAGTTCGACACGAGCTTGTTGATGTTCGCGCAGAACGGCCCCTCGCCCATGCCGAAGATCACGCGCACGACGAGCAGACTGGCAATGCCGACCGTCACCGCCGTGAGCCCGCAGAACAGGGACCAGACGAGCATCGACACGGTGAGCACGGCCTTCGGACCCCAGCGGTCCGCCGAATAGCCGCCGACGAAGCAGAACAGCGCATAACCCACGAAGAAGCTCGAAAACACGATGCCAAGCTGCGCCGGATCGAGATGCAATTCCTTCGCGATGAGCGGCGCGGTGATCGACAGCGCCGCCCGGTCCAGATAACTGATCATGCCTCCGACGAACAGCAGACTGACGAGAGTCCAGCGCGCGCGTGTCTCCATCGTGATCTCCGATAAATGTCCACTGCATCCAATGTACATTTAGCGTAGTTGACGGGCGCGGCGCGTGTCAACACGCGTGTTGCCGGGGTATACCTGTAGACGCATACTGGGCTTCGCGCCGTCACCGCATACGTCACACGAACAGGCACGCACTCATGAACTGGCTCGCGAACATCGTGCTCGTGCTGCACGCGCTGATCGTGCTGTTCATCGTCGGCGGGTTGTTTGCCGTGTGGATGGGCGCCGCGCTCAAGCAGAAATGGGCGCGCAACCGCGTGTTTCGCACGATGCACATTGCCGCTATCGGCATCGTCGCGGGGCTTGCCGTGGCTGGCTTGCCGTGTCCGCTCACCGTGCTGGAAAACGATCTGCGCGCGGGGGCGTCGGGCGCGCAGGGCTTTCTTCAGCATTGGATCAGCGTCTTTTTGTATTTCGACTTGCCGTTGTGGATGTTCACGGTCGCCTATGCCGCGTTTTTTCTTGCGGTGGCGATCGCGTGGCGGCGCATTCCGCCGCGACGCGTCTAGACGGCGTTTTCGTCCAGCACGAGCAAGTTGTCGTGCGAGAAGCCGAGCGCAACCGGCTGTCCGCGTTCGGGCAGGATGCGGTTGGGATCGTTGAAGACATCGAGCGAAATCACGGCGTTCGTGACCCGCGCGCGAATGCGCACGACCGCGCCCAGGAAGCTGATTTCCTCCACCGTGGCCGCGAGCGAATTGCGCCCGTGCGCCGGCGGTTCCAGCAGAATCGCCTCGGGCCGCAGCGCGAGCAAACGCTCTTTGCCGGCGTCGTCGGCGGGCAAGGGCCGCGCGGTCACGAGTTCCTGACCATCGACGACAATGCGCCCCGCGGCCGGATCGATCACGCGTCCGGCCAGAATATTCAGCGTCCCGACGAACGACGCGACAAAGCGCGTGCGCGGAAAGTTATAGATGTCGAGCGGCGCGCCGACCTGTTCGACGCGCCCTTCATTCATCACGACGATCCGGTCCGAGATCGACAACGCCTCTTCCTGATCGTGCGTGACGAACACCGATGTGATTCCAAGCTCGCGTTGCAGCGCGCGAATGTCCTCGCGCAACGAGACGCGGATCTTTGCATCGAGCGCGGAGAGCGGTTCGTCGAGCAGCAGCACGCGCGGCTTGTTGGCGAGCGCGCGCGCCAGCGCCACGCGTTGTTGCTGTCCGCCCGACAACTGCCACGGATAACGCGCGGCGAGATGCGGCAGCTTGATCAGTTCGAGCATCTCGGCCACGCGCGCGTCCGCTGCCTTTTGCGCGAGCTTTGCGACCTTCAGCGAAAAGCCGATGTTCTGCGCCACCGTCATGTTCGGAAACAGCGCATACGACTGGAACACCATGCCGACCGCGCGATCGCGCGTGCGCACCCGCGTGACGTCGCGGCCTTCGAGGCGGATCGTGCCGCGCGTGGGCGTTTCGAATCCGGCGATCATGCGCAGCACGGTGGTTTTGCCGCATCCCGACGGGCCGAGGAACGTGATGAATTCGCCGCGCTCGATCTTCATGTCGAAATGATGCAGGGCGATGTTTGGCCCAAACGCTTTGTGCAGATTGTCGATTTCGAGGAATGCCATGCTCAGCGACCCCGGCGGCTCAAGGTTTGTGTCCGGCCAGCGTGCGCGCCGAGCCGAATACTTGTATCAGTCCCATCGATGCCCACGTCACGATGAACGCGATGATCGCAAGCGCCGAGGGTTCATAGGCGCGGTTTGCGCCGATCAGTTGAAGGTACGGTCCGAACGCCGGACGGTCGAGCAGGCTTGCGATCGTGAACTCGCCGATCACCACGGCGAAGGTCAGGAAAGCGCCGGAGAGAATGCCCGAGCGCACGTTCGGAAAGATCACGCGCAACAGGATGGTCGTCCAGCCCGCGCCGAGGCACTCCGCCGCCTCCGTCAGCGAGCGGATATCGACGGCGCGCATGCCCGCATCGACGGCGCGGTACATGTACGGCAGCGACAGCGTCACGTAGCCGAACACGAGCAGCACATCGGTTGCGCGCTCGTTGCCGGTGAGCGGCAGGATCGAACTGCTGTTGTAGATGCGCAGATAGCCGAACACGATAACGATGGCCGGTATCACGAGCGGCAGCAACGTGATGAACTCCACGACGGGCCGCAGCCTCGGCAAACGAAGCTGAACCCAGTACGCGGTAGGCACGACGAGCAGCACGCCGAGCACGATGGTCAGCAGCCCCATCAGCACCGAATAGCCGAACGACGCCTGAAAATGCGGATCGCCGAGCACGACGCGATAAGCATCGAAGCTATACGCGCCGCGCCGCATCCGCAGGCTGAACTCGAAGGTCGCGGCAAGCGGAATCAGGAAATACAGCGCGCCGACGATCATCGCGATCCAGGCGCCCACGCGCGACTGCGTCTTCATCGGCGTCCCCTTTCGGCGCGCGCGCGCAGCCAGATGTAGCCGCCGTTCGACAGCCCCGTCACTACGATCATGCCGAGCGCGAGCGCGTAACCGAGGTTCTGGTTATGCAGCACGTCGCCGCGAATCTGCGCGTACAGCAGGATCGGCACGATGTTGAGCGAGCTTCCCGTCAGCGCGTAGGCCGTCGCGACCGCGCCGAAAGCATTGGCGAACAGCAGCAGCGTCGCGCCCAAAAGACTGGGCCACAGCACCGGCAAGCCGACGTAACGCCAGTACTGCGCCGCAGTGCCGCCGAGACAGTCGCAGGCTTCGCGCCATTCGCGTTTCAGACCGTCGAGCGCGGGCGTGATGATGAGCACCATCAACGGAATCTGGAAGTACAGATAGGTCAGCGTGAGGCCGGTGAAGCTGAGAATGCTGAAGCCGGTCGAATAGAGATTGAAGCCGAGATACTTTCTCGCCAGCACGGTGACGAGGCCCACGCGTCCCAATGTGCAGATGAACGCGAACGCAAGCGGCACGCCCGCAAAGTTGGACGCGACGCCCGAGAAGGTCAGAAGCGTCGGGCGAATCCAGGCAGGCAGGCGGCCCTGCACCGCGGCCCACGCGAGCAACGCGCCGAACAGCGCGCCACCCGCGGCGGAGGCGATGCTCACCTTCACGCTGATCCAGTAGGCATCGAGCACGCCGGGCTGAAGCAGTTCGCGCAGATTCGCAAACGTGAAGTGCCCCTGCGCGTCCTGAAACGCGCCGATCATCAGGAAGGCCGTGGGCAACAAGAGAAACAGCAGCGCGAACGCGAAGAACGGCAGCACGCCCGCATAGGCGAGCCAGCTCGCGCCGCCATGGGCCCGCGCAGGAGCGGACGGCGGCGCGGGCGCGCCCGGCGTCAGCAGATCCGGGCCGGAAGCGCCTGACTGCGGCGACCCGCTCATGTCGGCGGCGGCGCTTATTTCACGTTCGCGCCGACGACCTGATCCCAGCCCTTCGTCACGACGTCCTTCGTGGCGTTCTGCTGGTCGAGCGTCGGAAAGACGGCATTGCCGTACGACGACGCGGGCGGCAGCTTCGACAGCAGCGCCTGCGGCACCTTCTTCTGCGCGACGAGTTCGTTATAGCGCATCGGATGACAGTAACCGGCCAGCCAGCCGAGTTGCCCTTCGTCGGAATAGAGGAACTCCATCCACAGCTTCGCGGCATTCGGATGCGGCGCAAACGCGCTGATCGCCTGCACATAGACGCCCGCGACCACGCCCGTCTTCGGCACGATCACCTGCACTTTCGGATTGCCCTTGAGCGTGTCGCGGTCGGCGAGCGCGTTGTAGTCCCAGCGCACGACGATCGGCGTCGTGCCCTGCGCCAGCGACGCCGCCTTGCCGATCACCGGAACGAAGTTGCCGCTCTTGTTGAGATCGGCGAAAAACTTGAGGCCGGCCTGATCCGCCTTGCCCGCGTCGCCCTTGGTCTGCGACAGTCCCGCCGCGTAGACCGCCTGAATCGCCTGATTCGCCGAGCGCGGATCGCCCGCCAGCGACACCGCGTTGCGATATTCCGGCTTGAGCAGATCGCCCCAGTCGGCGGGCGGCTTGTCGATCATGTCGGCGTTCACTTCGAATGCAAGCACGCCGTAATAATCGCCGTACCAGTAGCCTTCGGCATCTTTCGATGCAGCCGGAATCGAATCCCACGTCGCCACCTTGTAAGGCTGCAACAAACCTTCTTTCTTCGCGGACGGACCGAATGACAAGCCGACGTCGATCACGTCGGGCGCCTGCGGTCCCTTGTTGCCCTTGTTCGCCTTGATGGCCTCGATTTCGTCGCCGGAGCCCGCGTCCGGATTGAGCTCGTTGACGTGGATGCCGTATTTCTTCTGGAACGTGTCGATGAGCGCGCCGTAGCCGCACCAGTCATGCGGCAACGCGATAGTGGTGAGTTGCCCCTCTTGCTTCGCCGCGGCGACGAGCGCATCCGATGGAGCCGCCGATGCATGTTCGAGTCCGCCTGCCGTCAGCGCGGCGCCCGCGGAAAGGGAAAGAAGCCGGCCTGCCCAGATACGCTTCATCGTCATTGCTGCCCCATGCCGGAAGGTAGTGCGTTGAGGAGATCCGCCGATAGCCGAAGCAGGCTAAAGTCAACGAGTCGAATTTGCAAGCTGCCAAAAACACTCGCTTATTCGCACCGGCTCATTCGAACGATCCGGTGCGCACCTCGCCGTCGCGCACGTAGCGCGTGACCAGCACGCCGCCCGGCGTGGCGATCGAATGCGCCAGCGTGAAGGCGGACGGCAGCGCGTCGTCGCCGAACAGTCGCCTGCCGCGCCCGAGGACCACCGGATAGATCAGCAGACGAAGCTCGTCCACCAGACCGGCGGCGAGTAGCTGGCGCACCATGTCGCCGCTGCCGAACGTCAGAAGATCGGCGTCGCCGTCATGTTGAAGCGCGCGTACCGCGTCGGCTATGTCGCCTTTTAGCGCGTGACTGTTCTGCCAGCCGAGCGCCTCGGGCCGATGTGTCGCGACGTGTTTGGGCACACCGTTGAACAGGTCCGCGATTGCGCGGCTGCCCGAATCCGCCGGCACGGTCGGCCAGTAAGCCGCGAAGATGTCGTAGGTGCGGCGTCCGAGCAGCAATTCGAACGGTTGCGAGAGCAGATCCTGCAGATGCTGGCCGATAGCTTCGTCGGCGTAAGGAACGATCCAGCCGCCCAGACGGAAATCGCCGCTTTGATCTTCTGTGGGCCCGCCCGGCGCCTGAATCGCGCCATCCAGACTGAGGAATGCGGAAACGATGAGCTTGCGCATGAGCTTCTCCAGGTCGACGGACCCGATCGGTCCGTAGCTACGACGAACGAATCATTCGCGAATCGACAACCCGCCTGCCCGACCTGAAAAAGCCCAGCCATCACTCCTTCACATGCAGCGTATCGAGCGAACGCTTGCGCAAGCGCGTGTCGTGCAGCGCGCCCGCGGCTTCTAGCACCGGATAGGCGGTCGAACAGAAGAGCGAGTTCAGGCGCTTCATGTTGCTGATGAGATCGAGATGCAGCGCGCTGGTTTCCATGCTGCGCAGGGTCTGCCCGGCCAGCCGGTCCAGATGCTTGTGCGAATAGGCGCGCTCCAGATCGCGAAAACGCTCTTTCTCGGCCAGCAGTTGTTCGGCGCAGCGCAGGTCGCTGTTGAGAAACACCGACAGCCCGAGCCGCAGATTGCTGATGAGCCGCGCATGGAGATCGTCGAGTTCGCCGAGACCCTGCTCCGAGAACGCGAGCCGTTGAGAAATCTTCTTCTCTTCGATGTCGCTCACGATCCGCTCGATGATGTCGCCCGCGTGTTCGAGATTGATCGTCAGCGAAATGATGTCGGTCCAGCGGCGGCTGTCTTTTTCGTCGAGTTGTTCGCGCGAGATCAGCGTCAGATAGTCCTTCACCTGCGCGTAGAGCTGATCGACGTCGTCGTCCATGCGCATCGTTTCCCGCGCGATGACGAGGTCGTTGCGCCTCAGCAGTTCCGACACGTTGTCGAGCATGACGCGCACGATATCGCCGATACGCAGCACTTCACGCGACGCGTTCGCAAGCGCCAGACTCGGCGTCAGCAGTCCCGCCGGATCGAGGTAAAGCGGACGGAGTTCGCCGTTTGCCACCGCGCGATCGGGCATCAGGCGGCGGCTGAGATCGGCGACGCGATCGACCAGCGAGAGGCACGCGCAGCAGCGCACCGTGTTGTAGATGACGTGGAAACCGACCACGGCCTCGCGCGGATTGGCGATCAGCATGGGCAGCCCGCGCGCGAGCAGCGCGGCGAACGGCAGGATGATCACGGCGCCCGCCAGCTTGAACGCGAAGCTGCCGACCGCGAGACGCCGCGCCGCCGCGTTCTGCGGCAACGCGTTGAGCAGAGCCAGCAGACCGCTGCCGAGATTGGCCCCGACGACGAGACACAGCGCGACCTTAAGCGAGATCACGCCCGAGGATGCGAGCGTCGCCGTGAGCAGAACGGCGGCAAGGCTCGAATACGAGATCATCGCGAAGCCCGCGCCGACGAGCGCGTCCAGCATCGTGTCGCCGGTCAGCGCGCTGAACATCACGCGGACGCCTGAGGCCTGCATCATCGGCTGCGCAGCTTCGACGATAAGATGCAGCGCCAGAAGAATCAGCCCGAGCCCGATGATCGCGCGCCCCGCCTGCCCCGCCCGCGTCTGCTTGCGGGTGAGGAACAGCGGCACGCCGAACAGGATCAGGAGCGGCGAGAGCCATGAAAGATCGAGCGTGAGCACGCGCGCCATCAGCGCCGTGCCGACATCCGCGCCGAGCATGACAGTCAGGCCGCTTGCGAGCGGCACCAGTCCCTGCGCGGCGAACGACGTGAGGATGACGGCGGTCGCGTTGCTGCTCTGCACGAGGCTCGTGACGCCGATCCCCGACAGGAACGCGCGCATTCGGCTGCCCGTGCTGCGGCCGAGAATCGCGCGAAGATCGGCGCCGAGGACGCGGAGAATGCCAGTACGGACGATGTGCGAGCCCCACACCAGCAGGGCGACGCCGGACAACAGATTGAGCAGAATCAGCACAGCAGATCGAATTCCTCAGAGACGGATGTGACGCAACGCTGAATTGTGACAGTAATGTTACACAGAACTGCCGTGGTGGAGGAAACTTATCCTCTGAGCGATTAACTCACGAAAGCCCGTGAATCGGGCGTCGAAAAGTGTTCGTACGTCGCTTACTGTTTTAGTCATACCGCTGGCCCGCTTATTGCAAGCAGCGCGTGGCATCAACCTTTTAGCCGTCTTCGACCTCAAATACGCGCCATGCTCGACACGACCGACACGAACACCGCGATCCAGCCCGGCCGTATACCGACCGGTGTCGATGGCATCGACGACATTCTGAGCGGTGGGCTCACGCCTCATCGCATGTACCTGATCGAGGGCGCACCGGGCGCCGGTAAAACGACCCTCGCCTTGCAGTTCTTACTCAAAGGCGCGGAGATTGGCGAGCCCGGGCTCTATGTGACCTTGTCGGAGACGAAGGCGGAACTCGTCGCGGTGGCGCAGAGCCACGGCTGGGATACCGGACGTTTCACGATCATCGAGCTGCTGTCGGACGAAGGGCTCGACCCGCGCTACGAGCAGACCGTGCTGCATCCGGCCGAAGTCGAGCTGGGCGAAACCGTGCGCGACGTGATCGCGAAAGTCGATGAGCTGAGACCCACTCGCCTTGTGTTCGACAGCCTGTCCGAGCTGCGCATGCTGTCGCAGAACTCGCTGCGCTATCGCCGTCAGATTCTTGCGCTGAAGCGTTATTTCGCGACGCGCGCCTGCACGGTGATGCTGCTCGACGACAACACGTCTGAGCCCGGCGACCTGCAACTGCACAGCATCGCGCATGGCGTCATCAGCCTCGACAATCTCGTGCACGACTACGGCGGCGAGCGCCGCCGCCTGCGCATTGCGAAGATGCGCGGCATCCGCTTTCGCGAAGGCTTTCACGACATGACGCTCAAGACGGGCGGCATCGAGGTTTATCCGCGGCTCATCGCGGCCGAGCATCACACCGACTATTCGGCGAACCCGCTCTCCACGGGCACCGAAGGTCTGGATGCGCTGCTGGGTGGCGGACTCGTGCCGGGGACCAATGCGCTGATTGTCGGACCTTCGGGCGTCGGCAAGACGACGACGGTCGCATCATGCTTGCTCGCCGCGCTCCGACGCGGCGAAGCCTGCGTCTACTATTTGTTCGACGAGACGCGGCCCACGCTCCTGCGCCGCTCGATCAATCTGGGCATCGATCTCAGGCCGTACCTCGAAAACGGCCTGCTGACGCTGCGCCAGATCGATCCCGCGGAAATCTCGCCCGGCGAATTCGCGAGCGACGTGCGCAAGAGCGTCGAGCAGGACGGCGCGCGCTTCGTCGCCATCGACAGTCTGAACGCCTACTTGCAGGCGATGCCGGGCGAACGCTATCTGCTCTTGCAGATGCACGAACTGCTCACGTATCTGAACCAGCGCGGCGTCATCACGATGCTGGTGCTCGGGCAGCACGGCATTATCGGCGAGGTGCAGAGCGATATCGACATCAGCTATCTCAGCGACGTGGTCGTGCTGTTCCGCTATTTCGAGCGCGCGGGCGAAGTGCTCACGGCCATCACCGCCGTCAAGAGCCGTTCGAACGGACATGAACGCTCGATTCGCCAGTTCCGGCTCGGCAGCGGCGGCCTGAATGTCGGCGAGGCGCTGCGCGATTTCGAAGGCATCCTGAGCGGCCTGCCCAGCTACCGGGGCGACACCGCGATGCTTCCCGGCACCGGGGGCGAGCCCGCATCGCCCGCCGGCTGACGTCATGGAGTATCGCGTATTGATCGTGGCGCCCTTCGGCCGCGACGCCGACGTGATCGTCGACGTCCTCGCAACCGATGACCGACGCTGCTTTGTCTGCGCCGATTCGCCCGCGCTCGTCGCCGAGCTCGAACGCGGCGCGGGCGTGGCCATCGTCACCGAGGAGTCGTTGGCCAACGACGATGCCCGCGCGCTCGCGGCCTGGCTCGAAGCGCAGCCCGCCTGGTCCGATTTCCCGATCGTGCTGCTCTCGGGCCGGCTCGCGGGCCGCCGCTCGGACGCGAGCATCGACATGCTCGAGCGACTCGGCAATGTGCTCGTGCTCGAACGGCCGCTCAACTCGGAGACGTTGCGGCGGGCCGTGGCATCGTCGTTGCGGGCGCGCGCGCGGCAGTACGATTCGCGCAGGCATCTCGCCGAATCCGGGCAGCATCTGATCGAGCGCGCCCGGGCGCAGGAAGCGCTCGAACGTCTCAACGAATC is from Caballeronia insecticola and encodes:
- a CDS encoding phytanoyl-CoA dioxygenase family protein, whose product is MLKSLTQEQVEHFRKFGYVAPIRVMSEKTALELRKRLEDFEHSSSPLKKKALNVKSHLLFAWLNDLVRNDKVVDPIEDLYGENLLAWASSFFIKNGHDPAYVSWHQDSTYWGLSKPDVVTAWVALSASNRANGAMQVVPGTHLLDQIPHRDTYNEHNLLTRGQEVAVEVDESQAVSIELEPGEMSLHHVRIVHGSPPNTSPERRIGYAIRYIPTYVRQLEGDDSATLVRGIDTFNTFEHEPRPTEDLDPEFVALHQRIGERNLNILYKGAAENAAAARR
- a CDS encoding MFS transporter, with amino-acid sequence METRARWTLVSLLFVGGMISYLDRAALSITAPLIAKELHLDPAQLGIVFSSFFVGYALFCFVGGYSADRWGPKAVLTVSMLVWSLFCGLTAVTVGIASLLVVRVIFGMGEGPFCANINKLVSNWYPRDQQASALGLANSGQSIGAAIAGPVVGFLALATSWRTSFVIIGAVGVVWVAAWLWLAKEKPTKPVEDPALSRVQDAALTDDSAAPAPLSTYLLRPAILATAFAFFGYAYILYFFLSWFPSYLTMAHHLSIQKMSIVSVIPWAVGVTGLVAGGYVCDWLVRKTGRAIYSRKIVLITSLGAGAVCIGLTGTVTELTSAVALMAIAVFFMYASFNTYFAIVLDTVEKRRVGAVGGFVHFIANLAGIVAPALTGFLVQWSGNFRSAFVLTGVIAALGALFVAVFVRAPKQQLQLQAELA
- a CDS encoding ABC transporter substrate-binding protein translates to MTMKRIWAGRLLSLSAGAALTAGGLEHASAAPSDALVAAAKQEGQLTTIALPHDWCGYGALIDTFQKKYGIHVNELNPDAGSGDEIEAIKANKGNKGPQAPDVIDVGLSFGPSAKKEGLLQPYKVATWDSIPAASKDAEGYWYGDYYGVLAFEVNADMIDKPPADWGDLLKPEYRNAVSLAGDPRSANQAIQAVYAAGLSQTKGDAGKADQAGLKFFADLNKSGNFVPVIGKAASLAQGTTPIVVRWDYNALADRDTLKGNPKVQVIVPKTGVVAGVYVQAISAFAPHPNAAKLWMEFLYSDEGQLGWLAGYCHPMRYNELVAQKKVPQALLSKLPPASSYGNAVFPTLDQQNATKDVVTKGWDQVVGANVK
- a CDS encoding alpha-hydroxy acid oxidase, giving the protein MPHYATIEELRRAAKKRVPRMFYEYVDAGSWSESTYRANSDDFARLQFRQRVAVDFSRRNLATTMIGQPVSMPVALAPTGIAGMQHADGEILAARAAQRFGVPFTLSTVSICSIEDVAAHTQAPFWFQLYMMKDRGFIADLIARAKHARCSALVLTLDLQIQGQRHKDKRNGLSAPPRLTLRNLAHLSRYPRWCAGMLRTPRRSFGNIVGHAPGVTGIASMADWAAKQFDPTLTWNDIEWIRERWGGKLILKGILDEEDARIARNVGADALIVSNHGGRQLDGAPSTISMLPRIADVLHGDIELHMDGGIRSGQDVLKALACGAHAVYMGRAFLYGLGAAGEAGVTRCLEIVRDELDMTMALAGITDVRAINGDVLRAGGFMKPRQLPGEDAKPVRIQAA
- a CDS encoding ABC transporter permease is translated as MKTQSRVGAWIAMIVGALYFLIPLAATFEFSLRMRRGAYSFDAYRVVLGDPHFQASFGYSVLMGLLTIVLGVLLVVPTAYWVQLRLPRLRPVVEFITLLPLVIPAIVIVFGYLRIYNSSSILPLTGNERATDVLLVFGYVTLSLPYMYRAVDAGMRAVDIRSLTEAAECLGAGWTTILLRVIFPNVRSGILSGAFLTFAVVIGEFTIASLLDRPAFGPYLQLIGANRAYEPSALAIIAFIVTWASMGLIQVFGSARTLAGHKP
- a CDS encoding ABC transporter permease; the protein is MSGSPQSGASGPDLLTPGAPAPPSAPARAHGGASWLAYAGVLPFFAFALLFLLLPTAFLMIGAFQDAQGHFTFANLRELLQPGVLDAYWISVKVSIASAAGGALFGALLAWAAVQGRLPAWIRPTLLTFSGVASNFAGVPLAFAFICTLGRVGLVTVLARKYLGFNLYSTGFSILSFTGLTLTYLYFQIPLMVLIITPALDGLKREWREACDCLGGTAAQYWRYVGLPVLWPSLLGATLLLFANAFGAVATAYALTGSSLNIVPILLYAQIRGDVLHNQNLGYALALGMIVVTGLSNGGYIWLRARAERGRR
- a CDS encoding ABC transporter ATP-binding protein, which gives rise to MAFLEIDNLHKAFGPNIALHHFDMKIERGEFITFLGPSGCGKTTVLRMIAGFETPTRGTIRLEGRDVTRVRTRDRAVGMVFQSYALFPNMTVAQNIGFSLKVAKLAQKAADARVAEMLELIKLPHLAARYPWQLSGGQQQRVALARALANKPRVLLLDEPLSALDAKIRVSLREDIRALQRELGITSVFVTHDQEEALSISDRIVVMNEGRVEQVGAPLDIYNFPRTRFVASFVGTLNILAGRVIDPAAGRIVVDGQELVTARPLPADDAGKERLLALRPEAILLEPPAHGRNSLAATVEEISFLGAVVRIRARVTNAVISLDVFNDPNRILPERGQPVALGFSHDNLLVLDENAV
- a CDS encoding DUF2784 domain-containing protein is translated as MNWLANIVLVLHALIVLFIVGGLFAVWMGAALKQKWARNRVFRTMHIAAIGIVAGLAVAGLPCPLTVLENDLRAGASGAQGFLQHWISVFLYFDLPLWMFTVAYAAFFLAVAIAWRRIPPRRV